A stretch of Pirellulales bacterium DNA encodes these proteins:
- a CDS encoding purine-nucleoside phosphorylase produces MHLAEHIDEAVQSIRRYWSAAADVGIILGTGLGALAGEIEADARIEYHAIPHFPRSTTHSHAGQLVCGRLAGRSVVAMEGRLHAYEGYTQQQITFPVRVMRALGARTLIVSNACGGMNPQYSRGDIVVIDDHINLMNGNPLIGANDDRLGPRFPDMSAPYDAALIERALAIAARENFVARRGVYVAVTGPNLETRAEYRFLRTIGADVVGMSTVPEVLVAVHAGMRVLGLSVVTDICLPDALQPVSLPEILAVAAAAEPKLRKLVLGVLEQD; encoded by the coding sequence ATGCATCTCGCCGAGCATATTGACGAGGCCGTGCAGTCGATTCGGCGATATTGGAGTGCAGCGGCCGATGTCGGAATCATCTTGGGCACCGGCTTGGGTGCTCTGGCCGGTGAAATCGAAGCCGACGCGCGGATCGAATACCACGCCATTCCGCATTTCCCGCGCTCGACCACGCACAGCCACGCCGGCCAGTTGGTTTGCGGACGCTTGGCCGGCCGCTCGGTTGTGGCAATGGAAGGCCGGCTGCATGCCTACGAAGGCTACACCCAACAGCAGATCACGTTTCCAGTGCGCGTCATGCGGGCTCTCGGGGCACGAACGCTGATCGTGTCGAATGCCTGCGGTGGCATGAATCCGCAATATAGCCGCGGCGACATCGTCGTCATCGACGATCACATCAACCTGATGAACGGCAACCCGCTCATCGGCGCGAACGACGATCGCCTCGGACCTCGATTTCCCGATATGTCGGCGCCGTACGATGCGGCCCTCATCGAGCGAGCGCTGGCCATTGCCGCACGGGAAAATTTCGTGGCCCGCCGCGGGGTGTATGTCGCCGTGACTGGGCCGAATCTTGAAACGCGGGCCGAATACCGCTTCCTGCGCACCATCGGGGCCGACGTGGTCGGCATGTCCACCGTGCCCGAGGTGCTCGTGGCGGTTCACGCCGGAATGCGCGTGCTCGGGCTATCGGTTGTCACTGATATTTGTCTGCCCGACGCCTTGCAGCCGGTCAGCCTGCCGGAAATACTGGCCGTGGCGGCCGCCGCCGAGCCGAAGCTGCGCAAACTCGTGCTCGGCGTGCTCGAGCAAGACTGA
- a CDS encoding glycosyltransferase, translating to MPSEPKRLTVAMIVRDAEATIAASLGSVRPIADEIVVADTGSLDRTRQIALSRATTVVDVPWTDDFAATRNACLASCTGEWILWLDANERLAADSALQIRRLVDEGADPAKVYLLLIQLPPAGEHGMSEQVGRIRLMPNRPALSFTGRVRENLHPALIAAGMRVELKPWHIHRDAEDQERAVKTRKARRDWKLAELELCDRGESAIPLVAMGESLMNLGDARQAADCFRRALAVARPASTEMLEAYYGLLTTYDGQPDGHDQQVKICVQALEAFPFDAQLLCAIGSYMQRAGRLDLASRSYRTAVRHGQLNLETWHIAAIRDVATLCLSLSLELLGEDDEAREVVEQSLAGQPDPVRLRRRLIDLYVKHDRRKEALDQVSLLPADTPHRDALRGAVRGACLAAQKNWVAARAYLQTAYDAGCRDVLCLRWLSVALFSSDDFSAAEPILRQWHAAAPGIAEPKRYLELIAKGKAVQGVGAAPPEDQATISARRLRIDPPARPSAMNLLPSSGQLNALQREDAGKR from the coding sequence ATGCCATCGGAACCAAAACGGCTTACGGTCGCCATGATCGTGCGAGATGCCGAAGCGACCATCGCTGCTTCGCTCGGCAGCGTCCGGCCGATCGCCGACGAAATTGTCGTTGCCGACACCGGTTCGCTCGACCGCACACGGCAGATCGCCCTGAGTCGAGCGACGACGGTAGTCGATGTCCCTTGGACCGATGATTTTGCCGCCACCCGAAATGCGTGCCTGGCGAGTTGCACCGGGGAGTGGATTCTCTGGCTCGATGCCAACGAACGTCTTGCGGCGGATTCCGCCCTGCAGATTCGCCGCTTGGTCGACGAGGGAGCCGATCCGGCGAAAGTCTACCTGCTGTTGATCCAACTTCCCCCTGCCGGCGAGCATGGCATGAGCGAGCAGGTCGGACGCATTCGCTTGATGCCGAATCGGCCGGCGCTTAGCTTCACCGGCCGTGTACGTGAAAATCTTCATCCGGCATTGATCGCGGCCGGCATGCGGGTGGAGTTGAAGCCGTGGCACATCCATCGTGATGCGGAAGATCAAGAGCGGGCGGTAAAGACTCGCAAAGCCCGCCGTGATTGGAAACTCGCTGAATTGGAATTGTGCGATCGCGGAGAATCGGCGATTCCGCTGGTGGCAATGGGTGAATCGCTCATGAATCTTGGTGATGCGCGGCAGGCCGCCGATTGCTTTCGTCGGGCATTGGCGGTCGCACGGCCGGCGTCGACTGAAATGCTCGAAGCCTATTACGGACTACTAACGACCTACGATGGCCAGCCGGACGGGCACGATCAGCAGGTGAAAATCTGCGTTCAAGCACTGGAAGCATTCCCCTTCGATGCCCAGTTGCTCTGCGCGATCGGCAGCTATATGCAGCGGGCCGGACGACTGGATCTGGCAAGCCGCTCCTATCGGACGGCCGTGCGCCATGGCCAACTCAACCTGGAAACATGGCACATCGCCGCGATCCGCGATGTGGCGACATTATGTTTGAGCCTTTCGCTCGAGTTGCTCGGCGAAGACGACGAGGCGCGCGAAGTCGTCGAGCAATCGCTGGCCGGCCAGCCCGACCCCGTCCGGCTCCGCCGCCGCTTGATCGATCTCTACGTGAAGCACGACCGGCGCAAGGAGGCGCTCGATCAAGTATCTTTATTGCCGGCCGACACGCCGCATCGCGATGCGCTACGCGGCGCGGTGCGCGGCGCTTGCTTGGCAGCACAAAAGAATTGGGTCGCCGCCCGGGCCTATTTGCAAACCGCCTACGACGCCGGCTGCCGCGACGTGCTCTGCCTGCGATGGCTTTCCGTCGCGCTATTTTCAAGCGACGATTTTTCGGCGGCCGAACCGATCCTGCGCCAATGGCATGCCGCCGCGCCCGGGATTGCCGAACCAAAGCGGTATCTCGAATTGATCGCCAAGGGCAAAGCGGTGCAGGGCGTTGGCGCCGCACCTCCTGAAGACCAAGCGACCATTTCCGCCCGCCGACTGCGCATCGATCCGCCCGCCCGCCCATCCGCGATGAATCTTCTCCCAAGCAGCGGCCAGCTCAATGCGCTGCAGCGCGAGGACGCCGGCAAGCGCTAA
- a CDS encoding polysaccharide biosynthesis/export family protein, with protein sequence MHIRRQTTCSWCAALVACWILSGCAAIQPSPAPAVPPPIPVQPVGTEISKVSLPPYIIEPPDILEIDALKVVPKAPYKIEPLDYLGIHVTGTLTDQPIIGTYGVEPGGGVNLGPSYGRAQVAGLTLEEASEAINRQLSRTLKQPQVAVTLTASSGQQQIQGQHRVGPDGTVNLGEYGTVQVTGLTVDQAKQAIESHLTQFLESPEVSVDVFTYASKVYYVIGEGAGFGDSLIRLQITGNETVLDAISQINGLSRLASKRIWIARPAPNGCVQRLYVNWNDITKKGETKTNYQIMPGDRIFLAENKLIATDSLVGKILNPIERAFGFATLGAESVEEIKRPSSAFAGR encoded by the coding sequence ATGCATATTCGTCGCCAGACAACATGCTCGTGGTGCGCCGCGCTGGTGGCGTGTTGGATTCTCTCGGGCTGCGCGGCAATTCAGCCTTCACCCGCTCCGGCCGTGCCGCCGCCGATTCCCGTCCAACCGGTGGGAACCGAAATCAGCAAGGTTTCGTTGCCCCCCTACATTATCGAGCCTCCGGATATTCTGGAAATCGATGCGCTCAAGGTAGTTCCCAAGGCGCCCTACAAGATCGAGCCGCTCGATTATCTGGGAATTCACGTGACCGGAACGCTTACAGACCAGCCAATTATTGGCACCTACGGCGTCGAGCCCGGCGGCGGAGTAAATCTCGGACCATCATACGGCCGGGCGCAGGTGGCAGGCCTGACATTGGAAGAGGCCAGCGAAGCCATCAACCGGCAACTCAGCCGCACGCTGAAGCAACCGCAAGTGGCCGTAACCTTGACCGCTTCCTCGGGCCAGCAACAGATCCAGGGCCAGCATCGCGTCGGCCCTGATGGCACGGTCAATCTCGGGGAATATGGCACCGTGCAGGTCACCGGGCTGACGGTCGATCAAGCCAAGCAAGCGATCGAATCGCATTTGACGCAGTTCCTCGAAAGCCCCGAGGTTTCGGTCGACGTTTTCACTTATGCCAGCAAGGTGTACTACGTCATTGGCGAAGGGGCCGGCTTCGGCGACAGCCTTATTCGATTGCAGATCACCGGCAACGAAACGGTGCTCGATGCCATTTCGCAAATCAATGGTCTATCTCGGCTGGCGAGCAAGCGGATTTGGATCGCTCGCCCCGCGCCCAATGGCTGTGTTCAGCGTTTGTATGTGAATTGGAACGACATCACGAAAAAGGGCGAGACCAAGACCAACTACCAGATCATGCCGGGCGACCGCATCTTTCTGGCCGAAAACAAGCTGATCGCCACCGATTCGCTGGTCGGCAAGATCCTCAATCCCATCGAACGGGCGTTTGGATTTGCGACTTTGGGCGCAGAAAGCGTGGAGGAAATCAAACGTCCGTCGAGTGCATTCGCAGGACGATAG
- a CDS encoding CHAD domain-containing protein, which produces MTTTNSKWIAVESLAEPVTRVARRALKARLRWLWSRLPLAAEAKEDVEHIHQLRVASRRAHAAMKTFAPYLPSRRAAWFDRQLKRIRRAAGEARDLDVIAMRFRKEFADRSAAAAAIVDRIAAARKAAQPAIIEVYRGLQPKRFRRRIHKLLRRVRMRRTTADDCCGEAGCGAASTSDGSATASSAGTGLGTTASGVAAHQAATAGASDTSHDQAAHDTGLCDGECCLGREPSIAEAARHEIRHLVDAWFTAADADLSDTGRLHRFRIAGKELRYAMEIFAAALGSNCRKALYPQVIEILEHLGHINDRVASEGRLQAWLNETECPEERALLGRLLASDAEAITNGLHAFFALWTPERRDALRRQFADELADATGR; this is translated from the coding sequence TTGACGACCACCAATAGCAAGTGGATCGCCGTCGAATCGCTAGCGGAACCAGTCACTCGGGTGGCTCGGCGTGCGCTGAAGGCGCGTTTGCGATGGCTGTGGAGCCGGTTGCCGTTGGCGGCCGAGGCAAAAGAAGACGTTGAACACATTCATCAACTTCGTGTCGCCAGTCGGCGCGCGCATGCGGCCATGAAGACGTTTGCGCCCTATCTGCCGTCCCGGCGAGCCGCTTGGTTCGATCGGCAACTGAAGCGAATTCGCCGCGCCGCCGGCGAAGCCCGCGATCTCGACGTGATCGCGATGCGCTTTCGCAAAGAATTCGCCGACCGGAGCGCTGCAGCCGCCGCGATCGTGGATCGCATTGCCGCAGCGCGCAAGGCTGCTCAGCCCGCAATCATTGAGGTTTATCGGGGATTGCAACCCAAACGATTTCGCCGACGGATCCACAAGCTTCTGCGTCGAGTACGAATGCGAAGAACGACTGCAGACGATTGCTGCGGCGAAGCAGGATGTGGCGCCGCGAGTACGAGCGACGGATCTGCGACAGCGAGTTCGGCGGGCACCGGCCTCGGCACGACCGCTTCGGGCGTTGCAGCACATCAAGCGGCGACCGCCGGCGCTTCGGATACTTCGCACGATCAAGCCGCCCACGACACCGGTTTGTGCGACGGCGAATGCTGTTTGGGCCGCGAGCCGTCGATCGCCGAAGCGGCGCGCCATGAAATCCGGCACTTGGTCGATGCGTGGTTTACCGCCGCGGATGCGGACCTTTCCGACACCGGCCGGCTGCACCGGTTTCGCATTGCCGGTAAAGAGCTGCGCTATGCGATGGAGATCTTTGCCGCGGCGCTGGGCAGCAATTGCCGCAAGGCCCTCTATCCACAGGTGATTGAAATCCTCGAACACTTAGGCCACATCAACGACCGGGTGGCATCGGAAGGCCGGTTGCAAGCCTGGCTGAACGAAACCGAGTGCCCGGAGGAGCGCGCTTTGCTCGGGCGATTGCTTGCATCCGATGCGGAGGCAATCACGAACGGTCTGCATGCCTTCTTCGCACTCTGGACTCCCGAGCGGCGCGATGCTTTGCGACGCCAATTCGCCGACGAATTGGCGGATGCAACCGGCCGCTAG
- a CDS encoding GNAT family N-acetyltransferase — protein MTIHIVPIAERHIAGFHAVLDRVARQRKYLALVEAPPLEAVRELVLRHIGQAAPHVVAIDGGAVVGWCDIVPDLRESSRHCGRLAMGVDPDYRGRGIGRRLLRAALAAARARGLERIELNVVDTNEIAIRLYKRFGFEEEGLLRNARKLDGQYDNKLTMGLLLNGPGTTNRSAEKNIEAAEPAARGAETNGDRLRDGQTEQGPARRR, from the coding sequence TTGACGATCCACATCGTGCCAATTGCCGAGCGCCACATCGCCGGCTTCCACGCCGTTTTGGACCGTGTCGCGCGCCAGCGAAAATACCTCGCGCTGGTCGAAGCGCCGCCGCTGGAAGCAGTTCGCGAGTTGGTATTGCGGCATATCGGGCAAGCGGCGCCGCACGTGGTGGCGATCGATGGTGGAGCGGTGGTCGGTTGGTGCGATATCGTGCCCGACCTGCGTGAATCGTCCCGCCATTGCGGCCGGTTGGCGATGGGAGTCGATCCCGATTATCGCGGAAGAGGCATCGGTCGGCGGTTATTGCGAGCAGCGCTGGCCGCGGCCCGCGCGCGCGGTTTGGAACGGATTGAGTTGAACGTAGTTGATACGAACGAGATCGCCATACGTCTCTACAAGCGATTCGGTTTCGAAGAAGAGGGCTTGTTGCGCAATGCCAGAAAACTCGATGGCCAATACGATAACAAGCTCACAATGGGTCTTTTGCTGAACGGCCCGGGAACTACGAATCGGTCAGCGGAGAAGAACATCGAGGCTGCAGAACCCGCAGCACGCGGCGCGGAAACGAATGGCGACCGGCTACGCGACGGCCAGACCGAGCAAGGGCCGGCTCGCCGGCGTTAG
- the msrB gene encoding peptide-methionine (R)-S-oxide reductase MsrB, whose translation MTEPNESKRAVQKSAAEWHRQLTPEQYQVTRQKGTERAFTGQYWNNHEPGIYRCVCCGEPLFDSESKFDSGCGWPSFFQPLDEENIEKADDRSHFMRRTEVICRHCGAHLGHVFDDGPNPTGLRYCINSASLKHEPKKS comes from the coding sequence ATGACCGAACCGAATGAATCCAAACGCGCGGTACAAAAGTCCGCTGCAGAATGGCACCGGCAGCTCACGCCCGAGCAATACCAGGTGACTCGGCAAAAGGGAACCGAGCGTGCCTTTACGGGCCAGTACTGGAACAACCACGAACCGGGGATTTATCGGTGCGTGTGCTGCGGCGAACCGCTGTTCGACTCGGAAAGCAAGTTTGATTCCGGCTGCGGTTGGCCAAGTTTCTTTCAGCCGTTGGATGAGGAAAACATCGAGAAGGCCGATGATCGCAGCCATTTCATGCGTCGCACGGAGGTTATCTGCCGCCATTGCGGAGCGCATCTTGGCCATGTGTTCGACGATGGCCCGAACCCCACCGGTTTGCGCTATTGCATCAATTCGGCGTCGCTGAAGCACGAGCCGAAGAAATCTTAG
- a CDS encoding helix-turn-helix domain-containing protein: MNLAGVLNDEIRRLARKEIRAQMAAIRRASAAQRRDIAQLKRQLKSCERRIAHVVRRLVHGGAPSATIESDAAANRFSARSVRAQRRRLKLSAAEYGKLVGVSSQTIYQWEHGKSRPRTAQLHALVSVRSIGRRAALARLNQPSVGDRPRSPRNSHAEK; the protein is encoded by the coding sequence ATGAATCTTGCCGGGGTTCTGAATGACGAAATTCGCCGACTGGCGCGGAAAGAGATTCGAGCCCAGATGGCGGCCATTCGCCGCGCGTCCGCGGCCCAACGCCGCGATATCGCGCAACTGAAACGTCAACTCAAATCCTGTGAGCGGCGCATTGCGCATGTCGTGCGCCGGTTGGTCCATGGCGGCGCGCCGTCTGCCACGATCGAATCCGATGCCGCCGCGAATCGCTTTTCGGCAAGGTCGGTGCGGGCCCAGCGGCGGCGGTTGAAGTTGTCGGCAGCGGAGTATGGTAAACTCGTCGGCGTGTCGAGCCAGACGATTTATCAGTGGGAGCATGGCAAGTCGCGCCCGCGGACAGCGCAGTTGCATGCGCTGGTGTCGGTGCGATCGATTGGCCGCCGCGCAGCGCTCGCCCGATTGAATCAGCCGTCGGTTGGCGATCGCCCCCGTTCGCCACGCAATTCCCACGCAGAGAAGTAA
- a CDS encoding alkaline phosphatase family protein: protein MQTGTPRAAKGATRWPGPQPDGNTLLSNGWSLHPAGRQLPLGHFPVNIAMHPSQPWAAVLHCGFRNHEIVIIDLKHQEVASRVTVPQAFYGITFDTAGERLFASGAEFEVVHEYDFADGKLSNHREIRIADQKAKQIPAGLACSPDGKMLYVACAWGSSLARVSLDKPEQIDRLQFEKDSYPYAIVPSRDGRRLFVSLWGKSTVAVVDAQAWKVISEWPIKKALAERSRPSILVAAADSHPTEMVLSPDDKLLYVACANLNDVFVLSTIDGESQEEMTISMWPNSPNGSIPSSLALSADGKVLLVANSGNNNLAAFDVSRRCKSRSLGFIPTGWYPTSVRFGLAEKPDLGEEIYVASGKGLGSRANPNGPGRPEPTRSEIKGKKTPDEYIGGLFNGTFGIIDPPSPEQMARYSQQARSCCPVANDRRIAAAPRGEGNPIRDGSPIRHCIYIIRENRTYDQVFGDVKEGNGDPRLCLFDRHITPNAHALAKQFVLLDNFYANAEVSAQGHEWSTAAYCSDFVEKTWPLSYRGKAPDKIGYPSEGKYPIAFPAVGYIWDRCKESKVTYRSYGEFIDNGAHAGEASHTNMKTLVGHFDPKYRGWDLDYPDAKRTDEFLAELAHFNKSYDMPRFIVLRLPNDHTHGTVRGKPTPAAMVAENDLALGRLVEGVSHSHLWQETAIFVVEDDSQNGSDHVDAHRTVALVISPYCRRGAVDSTLYATTSMLRTMELILGLQPMSQFDAAATPMYGCFQATLNLEPYVHVPAEVSLTAVNEAGAWGSEASAKLDFSHEDAADETTLNQVIWHSVRGADSAMPPPVHAAFVRTRSAAPAGDDDD from the coding sequence ATGCAGACAGGGACACCGCGGGCGGCGAAAGGGGCCACGCGCTGGCCTGGGCCGCAGCCGGATGGGAATACGCTGCTGTCCAATGGATGGTCGCTGCATCCGGCGGGGCGGCAGCTTCCGCTGGGGCATTTTCCCGTCAATATCGCCATGCACCCGTCGCAGCCCTGGGCGGCTGTATTGCACTGCGGATTTCGAAACCATGAAATCGTCATCATCGATTTGAAGCATCAGGAAGTGGCGTCGCGCGTCACCGTGCCGCAAGCGTTTTATGGGATCACGTTCGACACGGCTGGCGAACGGCTGTTTGCCAGCGGCGCGGAATTCGAAGTGGTGCACGAATACGATTTCGCCGACGGCAAATTGTCGAATCATCGCGAGATCAGAATCGCCGACCAAAAAGCAAAGCAAATCCCTGCCGGCTTGGCATGCAGCCCCGACGGCAAGATGCTCTATGTCGCTTGCGCATGGGGCAGCTCGCTCGCCCGCGTGTCGCTCGACAAACCGGAGCAAATCGATCGCTTGCAGTTCGAGAAAGACAGTTATCCTTATGCGATCGTGCCGAGCCGCGATGGCCGGCGGTTGTTCGTCAGCTTGTGGGGTAAGAGCACCGTGGCGGTCGTTGATGCGCAGGCTTGGAAGGTGATTAGCGAGTGGCCAATCAAGAAAGCGCTGGCGGAACGCTCACGACCGTCGATCCTCGTGGCAGCCGCCGACTCGCATCCTACCGAAATGGTTCTCTCGCCGGATGACAAATTGCTGTACGTCGCGTGCGCCAATCTGAACGACGTTTTCGTTCTTAGCACTATCGATGGTGAATCGCAGGAGGAGATGACCATTTCCATGTGGCCCAATTCGCCAAACGGCAGTATTCCGAGCAGCCTGGCGCTCTCCGCCGATGGCAAAGTGCTGTTGGTTGCCAATTCGGGCAATAACAATCTAGCTGCATTCGATGTGAGCCGGCGATGCAAGAGCAGGTCCCTTGGCTTTATTCCGACCGGCTGGTATCCGACGTCGGTTCGCTTTGGATTGGCGGAGAAGCCTGATCTCGGGGAAGAGATTTATGTCGCAAGCGGCAAGGGCCTCGGTTCGCGAGCCAATCCGAACGGCCCCGGTCGTCCCGAGCCCACGCGCTCCGAGATCAAGGGAAAGAAAACGCCGGATGAATATATCGGCGGATTGTTCAACGGCACATTCGGAATTATCGATCCGCCATCGCCGGAACAAATGGCCCGCTATTCACAACAGGCGCGATCGTGTTGTCCGGTTGCAAACGATCGCCGGATAGCCGCCGCACCGCGTGGCGAAGGCAACCCGATTCGCGATGGCAGCCCGATTCGCCATTGCATCTACATCATCCGTGAAAACCGCACCTACGATCAGGTGTTTGGCGATGTGAAAGAAGGCAATGGCGATCCGCGGCTGTGTTTGTTCGATCGGCATATCACGCCGAATGCCCATGCGCTCGCGAAGCAGTTCGTGCTGCTCGATAATTTTTACGCCAATGCCGAAGTCAGCGCCCAAGGGCACGAATGGAGCACCGCCGCCTATTGCTCGGATTTCGTCGAAAAAACATGGCCGCTCAGCTATCGCGGCAAAGCGCCGGATAAGATCGGCTATCCGTCGGAGGGAAAATATCCGATCGCCTTTCCCGCCGTCGGCTATATCTGGGACCGCTGCAAGGAAAGCAAGGTCACGTATCGCAGTTACGGCGAGTTCATCGACAACGGCGCCCACGCCGGCGAAGCGAGCCATACGAACATGAAAACGCTCGTCGGCCATTTCGATCCCAAGTATCGCGGCTGGGACCTCGACTATCCCGACGCCAAGCGCACCGACGAGTTTTTGGCGGAGCTTGCACATTTCAATAAATCGTACGACATGCCACGGTTCATCGTGTTGCGGCTGCCGAACGATCACACGCACGGTACCGTCCGCGGCAAACCGACCCCCGCGGCAATGGTCGCGGAAAACGATCTGGCCCTCGGCCGGCTGGTCGAGGGCGTCAGCCATAGCCACCTTTGGCAAGAGACGGCGATTTTCGTCGTGGAAGACGATTCGCAAAATGGTTCGGATCACGTTGACGCCCATCGCACCGTGGCGCTGGTGATCAGCCCTTATTGCCGCCGCGGCGCCGTCGATTCGACGCTCTATGCGACGACCAGCATGCTCCGCACGATGGAACTGATCCTCGGTTTGCAACCGATGAGCCAATTCGACGCCGCAGCCACGCCGATGTACGGCTGCTTCCAAGCGACGCTGAATTTGGAGCCATATGTGCACGTTCCGGCGGAAGTGTCGCTGACGGCGGTAAACGAGGCCGGAGCATGGGGAAGCGAAGCGTCGGCCAAGCTGGATTTCAGCCATGAAGATGCCGCGGATGAAACCACGCTCAACCAAGTGATTTGGCACAGTGTTCGTGGCGCGGATTCCGCCATGCCGCCACCCGTGCATGCCGCCTTTGTTCGTACACGCTCAGCAGCGCCAGCCGGCGACGACGACGATTGA
- a CDS encoding ABC transporter permease, protein MSTSTAAPPQPRYHPLWQLVLARLREFYREPEAVFWVYGFPILMIVLLGIAFRNKPVEKISVDIEQGQGAERIEAALQAGPARNAHLDTDAKGNGGQPRFETQINPDDLCRRRLRTGKTDLIVEIGPQQSGKPTYQYIFDPSRPESVLARDAVDNTLQRAAGRADAVAVENESFDEPGARYIDFLVPGLLGMSLMGGGLWGVGYVTVDMRIRKLLKRFLATPMRRSDFLAGIMVSRLLFMVPEVLVLLVFARLAFGVTVHGSLLAVVALILLGAAMFAGIGLLVASRARTLETVSGLMNLVMLPMWMMSGIFFSSDRFPAFAQPLVKALPLTPLIDALRAVMQEGTSLAAMPGRVCALLGWTVVSFALALRWFRWM, encoded by the coding sequence ATGTCGACCTCCACCGCCGCGCCACCGCAGCCGCGCTACCACCCGTTGTGGCAACTCGTGTTGGCGCGATTGCGGGAGTTTTATCGCGAACCGGAGGCCGTGTTTTGGGTCTACGGGTTTCCGATTCTGATGATCGTTCTGCTGGGGATCGCGTTTCGCAATAAGCCGGTCGAAAAAATTTCAGTCGACATCGAACAAGGTCAGGGGGCGGAGCGTATCGAAGCGGCGCTGCAGGCTGGTCCGGCGCGAAATGCTCATCTTGATACCGATGCCAAAGGCAACGGTGGGCAACCGCGCTTTGAAACGCAAATCAATCCCGACGATCTTTGCCGGCGGCGGCTGCGAACCGGTAAGACCGATCTGATCGTGGAGATCGGCCCGCAGCAGTCGGGCAAGCCGACTTACCAATATATCTTCGATCCCAGCCGGCCGGAGAGTGTGCTGGCGCGCGACGCCGTGGACAACACGCTCCAGCGCGCCGCAGGCCGAGCCGATGCCGTCGCTGTCGAAAACGAGTCGTTCGACGAACCCGGCGCGCGGTACATCGATTTCCTCGTGCCCGGACTCTTGGGCATGAGCCTCATGGGGGGCGGACTGTGGGGCGTCGGCTACGTCACCGTCGATATGCGGATTCGCAAATTGCTGAAGCGATTCTTGGCGACTCCCATGCGGCGCAGCGATTTTCTTGCGGGAATTATGGTCAGCCGGCTGCTATTCATGGTGCCGGAGGTGCTGGTTTTGCTCGTGTTCGCGCGGCTAGCGTTCGGCGTGACCGTGCATGGCAGCCTGTTGGCCGTAGTGGCGCTGATTCTGCTGGGGGCGGCGATGTTCGCCGGCATCGGCCTGTTGGTGGCCAGCCGAGCGCGAACGCTGGAAACCGTCTCCGGATTAATGAATCTTGTGATGCTGCCGATGTGGATGATGTCGGGCATATTTTTTTCGTCCGATCGATTTCCGGCGTTCGCGCAACCGCTGGTGAAAGCGCTACCGCTGACGCCGCTCATCGACGCTCTGCGGGCCGTGATGCAGGAAGGAACATCGCTCGCCGCGATGCCCGGCCGGGTGTGTGCGCTGCTAGGATGGACGGTCGTCTCGTTTGCGCTGGCGCTGCGATGGTTCAGATGGATGTGA